A genomic window from Desulfonatronum thiosulfatophilum includes:
- a CDS encoding endonuclease MutS2 has translation MESRTYLLLEFPKILDALAACCRSDSGRQASHALTPARDVSEVARRQRRLRQAMAWAGESRVDCPSFPDLAGVWTYVQSPSRILDLDALWAVGQFVTAAKYVRQALLATDGPRWPELHEEAANLAWPEMTAASLKRCLSDDGHLKDESSPELWSVRQEIRAIHQQCTRRVKEYVAEQGIGTYLQDDFMTISSDRYVLPLKSNFKGKVPGIIHDYSQTGETCYIEPLFLVEVNNKLQELKQEEREAEARVMAHLTGLIRQELDALQALFLWLASMDLLLAKVRLADQMQARSIDIVSGGELNLRTARHPLLVLSGHAAKPVDVQLKGEHRVLIISGGNAGGKTVALKTAGLLALMALSGLPVPVGEGSTLPLLLDIHVFMGDEQSLEGQLSTFSAQISHVAAVWENIGSQSLVLLDEFGAGTDPSQGAALAQAVVDGLLEKGAWAAVATHFPSLKAYALTREGVRSASVLFDPKNNKPLYSLAYDQVGASQAMEVAREYGLPDSILTKAEQYLLVDGADTGRLIERLNALTVEREEELTRARELRRALDEQKTKLRAGFEREKAALLQEIKKQAQDVLLRLREEKVSRRQALRELARTRKELEAESESPSRVEEKAWEDFQIGESVSYPAWNKSGTIQEKDERRKALKVELGGVSLWLPYQDVTPRGSGSQPQQAASGSVLIRKSPDQAMPLRLDLRGQRADEALSLLAAFLDRALLRGSHQVEIIHGRGTGALRREVHQFLKDHPVVASYATANEDEGGDGMTMVTLR, from the coding sequence ATGGAATCACGAACATATCTTCTTTTAGAATTTCCCAAAATCCTTGACGCCCTTGCCGCCTGTTGTCGGTCCGATTCAGGACGGCAGGCGAGTCATGCGTTGACGCCGGCCCGTGATGTCTCAGAAGTCGCCCGCCGGCAGCGCCGTCTGCGTCAGGCCATGGCTTGGGCCGGGGAAAGCCGCGTGGATTGCCCGTCCTTTCCGGATCTGGCCGGGGTTTGGACATATGTCCAGTCTCCATCGCGCATCCTTGATCTGGACGCGCTCTGGGCAGTGGGACAATTCGTTACCGCCGCCAAGTACGTGCGGCAAGCACTGCTTGCAACGGACGGCCCGCGCTGGCCTGAGCTGCATGAAGAGGCCGCAAACCTGGCCTGGCCGGAGATGACCGCGGCCTCGCTGAAGCGATGCCTCAGCGACGACGGCCATCTCAAGGACGAAAGCTCCCCTGAACTGTGGTCCGTGCGGCAGGAAATCCGGGCTATCCATCAGCAGTGTACACGGCGGGTCAAGGAATACGTCGCCGAGCAGGGGATCGGCACCTATCTGCAGGACGACTTCATGACCATCTCCTCGGATCGCTACGTGCTGCCGCTCAAGAGCAATTTCAAGGGCAAGGTCCCGGGAATCATTCATGATTATTCCCAGACCGGGGAAACCTGTTACATAGAACCGCTGTTCCTGGTGGAGGTCAACAACAAACTCCAGGAACTGAAACAGGAAGAACGTGAAGCCGAAGCGCGGGTCATGGCCCATCTCACGGGGCTGATTCGCCAGGAACTGGATGCGTTGCAGGCGCTTTTCCTCTGGCTGGCGTCCATGGATCTGCTGCTGGCCAAGGTCCGGCTCGCGGACCAGATGCAGGCCCGTTCCATCGACATTGTTTCCGGCGGCGAGTTGAACCTGAGGACTGCCCGGCATCCCCTGCTGGTCCTGTCCGGCCATGCGGCCAAGCCGGTGGATGTCCAACTCAAGGGCGAACACCGGGTCTTGATCATCAGCGGCGGCAACGCCGGCGGCAAGACCGTGGCCCTGAAGACGGCCGGGCTGCTGGCCCTGATGGCCCTGTCCGGGCTTCCGGTGCCCGTGGGCGAGGGCAGCACCCTGCCGCTGTTGCTCGACATCCATGTTTTCATGGGCGACGAACAAAGCCTGGAAGGCCAGCTGAGCACCTTTTCAGCCCAGATCAGCCATGTAGCCGCGGTATGGGAGAACATCGGTTCGCAAAGCCTCGTCCTGCTGGACGAGTTCGGCGCCGGAACCGATCCCAGTCAGGGTGCGGCTCTGGCCCAGGCCGTGGTGGACGGGCTGCTGGAGAAAGGGGCCTGGGCCGCCGTGGCCACGCATTTTCCGTCTCTGAAGGCCTACGCCTTGACCAGGGAAGGAGTGCGCTCAGCATCCGTGCTTTTCGATCCGAAGAACAACAAGCCCCTCTACAGTCTGGCCTATGATCAGGTTGGAGCCAGTCAGGCCATGGAAGTTGCCAGGGAATACGGCCTGCCGGATTCCATTCTGACCAAAGCGGAGCAGTATCTCCTGGTGGACGGCGCGGATACGGGCAGGCTGATCGAGCGGCTCAACGCCCTGACCGTGGAGCGCGAAGAGGAACTGACCAGGGCTCGCGAACTGCGCCGCGCGCTGGACGAGCAGAAAACAAAGCTGCGTGCCGGCTTTGAGCGGGAGAAAGCGGCTCTGCTCCAGGAAATCAAGAAACAGGCCCAGGATGTTCTGCTGCGGTTGCGAGAAGAAAAAGTTTCCCGTCGCCAAGCCTTGCGCGAATTGGCCCGAACCCGCAAAGAGCTGGAAGCCGAGTCCGAATCGCCGTCCCGGGTAGAGGAGAAGGCATGGGAGGATTTCCAGATTGGTGAGTCCGTCTCCTATCCGGCCTGGAACAAGTCCGGAACCATCCAGGAGAAGGACGAACGGCGCAAGGCGTTAAAGGTCGAACTGGGCGGGGTGTCGTTGTGGCTTCCGTACCAGGATGTAACCCCGCGTGGATCAGGCAGTCAGCCCCAGCAGGCCGCATCCGGCTCGGTCTTGATTCGAAAATCGCCGGATCAAGCCATGCCGCTGCGCCTTGATTTGCGTGGCCAGCGCGCCGACGAAGCCCTCAGCCTGCTGGCGGCCTTTCTGGATCGCGCCCTGTTGCGTGGTTCGCATCAGGTGGAGATCATCCACGGCCGGGGTACCGGCGCCCTACGCCGGGAAGTGCATCAATTCCTGAAGGATCATCCCGTGGTCGCCTCGTATGCCACTGCCAACGAGGACGAGGGCGGCGACGGAATGACCATGGTCACGCTGCGCTAA
- a CDS encoding GatB/YqeY domain-containing protein, with translation MSLLERIEGDYIVAYKSRDHDLTAVLRMLKAAVKNRQVELRRSLTDDEVLDLVLKQIKQRQESIEMYSKAGRTELAAKEALELELLRAYQPQPLSSDELYALVDAVTAEQGATSIKDMGRVIQAIMNTHKGRVDGKTVSELVRNRLSS, from the coding sequence ATGAGCCTACTCGAGCGGATTGAGGGCGACTACATCGTCGCCTACAAAAGCAGAGATCACGATTTGACGGCTGTCTTGAGAATGCTCAAGGCAGCCGTCAAAAATCGTCAGGTCGAGCTGCGACGTTCCCTGACGGACGACGAAGTCCTCGACCTCGTACTCAAGCAGATCAAGCAACGCCAGGAGTCCATCGAAATGTACTCCAAGGCCGGCCGGACCGAGCTGGCAGCCAAGGAGGCCCTGGAGTTGGAACTCTTGCGGGCCTACCAGCCACAACCATTGTCCTCCGATGAATTGTACGCGCTTGTCGATGCCGTGACGGCTGAGCAAGGCGCCACATCCATCAAGGATATGGGCCGGGTCATCCAGGCGATCATGAATACCCACAAAGGGCGGGTAGACGGAAAGACCGTCAGCGAACTGGTGCGGAACCGCCTTTCTTCCTGA
- the rpsU gene encoding 30S ribosomal protein S21, with amino-acid sequence MPGIVLSENDHFDFALRKFKKQVEKAGILSELKKRQHYEKPSVQKKKKEAAARKRAIKKSRKTTSFR; translated from the coding sequence TTGCCAGGAATTGTTTTGAGTGAGAACGATCACTTTGATTTTGCATTGCGAAAGTTCAAGAAACAAGTGGAAAAGGCCGGAATCCTCTCCGAGCTGAAAAAGCGGCAGCACTATGAAAAGCCCAGCGTCCAGAAGAAGAAAAAGGAAGCCGCGGCCCGCAAACGTGCAATCAAGAAAAGCAGAAAGACAACATCTTTCCGATGA